From a region of the Hemibagrus wyckioides isolate EC202008001 linkage group LG06, SWU_Hwy_1.0, whole genome shotgun sequence genome:
- the LOC131354715 gene encoding G-protein coupled receptor 6, with amino-acid sequence MNESATANESVAGFPMTSWVEAGAFSGNSSLALSSSTLLLDFPINPWDIMLCLSGTVIACENAIVVAIIFYTPTLRTPMFVLIGSLATADLLAGVGLILNFAFQYLISSETVSLITVGFLVASFTASISSLLAITVDRYFSLYNALTYLSERTLHCVHLMLLGAWGASLGLGMLPVLGWNCVHDTASCSVVPPLTRTNVALLAVAFFTIFILMLGLYCKICKIVCRHAHQIALQRHFLAPSHYAATKKGVSTLAIVLGTFGASWLPFAIYCLVGERGDPAVYTYATLLPATYNSMINPIIYAYRNTEIQRSLYVLFCGSARTDVSYRSRSPSEV; translated from the coding sequence ATGAATGAGAGCGCAACAGCAAACGAGAGCGTGGCAGGATTTCCCATGACCTCGTGGGTGGAAGCCGGAGCCTTCAGCGGAAACAGCAGCCTTGCGCTTTCCTCATCCACCTTGCTTCTCGATTTTCCTATAAACCCATGGGACATTATGCTGTGCCTCTCCGGCACGGTGATCGCATGTGAGAACGCCATCGTGGTGGCGATCATCTTTTACACGCCGACTCTGCGCACCCCCATGTTCGTGCTGATCGGTAGCCTTGCCACAGCCGACCTGCTCGCGGGAGTGGGACTGATCTTAAACTTTGCGTTCCAGTACTTGATCTCGTCGGAGACGGTCAGCCTGATCACGGTCGGTTTCCTCGTGGCATCGTTCACAGCCTCGATCAGCAGCCTGCTGGCCATCACAGTGGACCGCTACTTCTCTCTGTACAACGCGCTCACATACCTGTCGGAGAGAACGTTGCACTGCGTGCACTTGATGCTGCTAGGCGCGTGGGGAGCGTCGCTGGGTCTCGGCATGCTGCCCGTGCTTGGCTGGAACTGCGTGCACGACACGGCCTCCTGCAGCGTCGTGCCGCCCCTCACGCGCACCAACGTGGCACTGCTTGCCGTTGCCTTCTTCACCATTTTCATCCTCATGCTTGGCCTCTACTGCAAGATCTGCAAGATTGTTTGCCGCCACGCGCACCAGATAGCGCTTCAGCGCCACTTCCTCGCGCCGTCACACTATGCCGCCACCAAGAAAGGAGTCTCCACGCTCGCCATCGTCCTCGGCACGTTTGGCGCGAGCTGGCTGCCCTTTGCCATCTACTGCTTGGTGGGCGAGCGCGGGGACCCGGCCGTGTACACGTACGCTACGCTACTTCCGGCCACCTACAACTCCATGATCAACCCGATCATCTACGCGTATCGCAACACCGAGATTCAGCGCTCGCTCTACGTGCTTTTCTGCGGCAGCGCGCGCACCGACGTGTCCTATCGTTCAAGATCACCGAGCGAGGTCTAG